One stretch of Lucilia cuprina isolate Lc7/37 chromosome 6, ASM2204524v1, whole genome shotgun sequence DNA includes these proteins:
- the LOC111677637 gene encoding inositol-3-phosphate synthase: protein MKPTAAESLEVISPKVQITDSFIETDYEYQTSQVKRLANGKIQVFPETINLKIRTDKKVPRLGLMLVGWGGNNGSTLTAALEANRRQLQWRKRTGVQKANWFGSITQASTVLLGSDENGKDVYAPMKDLVPMINPDDIIVDGWDISSLNIGDAMRRAQVLDVDLQDQLYKDLSQMKPRPSIYDPDFIAANQLDRADNLIKGTKYEQYEQIRRDIQDFKNSKNLDSVLVLWTANTERFSDIKPGLNMTMQELEESLKANKSEISPSTIFAMASIAEGCTYINGSPQNTFVPGLLELAEHNGVFIAGDDFKSGQTKLKSVLVDFLVGAGIKPVSIVSYNHLGNNDGKNLSAPQQFRSKEISKSNVVDDMVDSNKLLYGPKEHPDHVVVIKYVPYVGDSKRAMDEYTSEIMMGGHNTLVIHNTCEDSLLATPLILDLVILGELCSRIQIKNKNEPNAPWVPFKPVLSILSYLCKAPLVPEGAQVVNSLFRQRAAIENILRGCIGLAPINHMTLEQRFDFSSITNEPPTKKLKTSLANNKQQQHIKVQANGHANGITTNGTNGVH from the exons atgaaaccTACAGCTGCTGAAAGTTTGGAAGTCATTTCACCTAAAGTACAAATCACTGATAGTTTCATTGAAACCGATTACGAGTATCAAACTTCACAAGTAAAACGTTTGGCCAATGGAAAAATTCAG GTTTTCCCCGAAActatcaatttaaaaattcgcACCGATAAAAAAGTACCCCGTTTGGGTTTAATGTTGGTAGGTTGGGGTGGTAACAACGGTTCCACCTTAACCGCTGCTCTCGAGGCCAATCGCCGTCAATTGCAATGGCGTAAACGTACCGGTGTACAAAAGGCCAATTGGTTTGGTTCGATTACCCAGGCCTCTACTGTTCTTTTGGGTTCTGATGAAAATGGCAAAGATGTTTATGCACCCATGAAGGATTTAGTGCCCATGATCAATCCGGATGACATTATTGTAGATGGTTGGGATATTAGTTCCCTTAACATTGGTGATGCCATGCGTCGTGCTCAAGTTTTAGATGTTGACCTACAGGATCAATTGTACAAAGATTTAAGTCAAATGAAACCCCGCCCCTCTATATATGATCCGGATTTTATTGCTGCCAATCAATTGGATAGAGCCGATAATCTCATCAAGGGCACCAAATACGAACAGTATGAACAAATACGTCGTGATATTCAAGATTTTAAGAACAGCAAGAATTTGGATTCCGTTTTAGTTCTATGGACAGCCAATACCGAACGTTTTAGTGATATTAAGCCCGGATTGAATATGACCATGCAAGAATTGGAGGAATCTTTGAAGGCTAACAAATCGGAAATCTCTCCTTCGACCATTTTCGCCATGGCCAGTATTGCCGAGGGTTGCACTTATATTAATGGTTCACCACAAAATACTTTTGTACCTGGTCTCCTTGAATTGGCTGAACATAATGGTGTTTTCATTGCCGGTGATGATTTCAAATCGGGCCAAACTAAGTTGAAATCTGTGTTGGTGGATTTCCTTGTGGGTGCTGGTATTAAGCCGGTGTCGATTGTTAGCTACAATCATTTGGGTAATAATGATGGCAAGAATTTGTCGGCTCCTCAGCAATTTAGATCAAAGGAG ATCTCCAAGAGCAATGTTGTCGATGATATGGTAGATTCCAACAAGTTACTTTATGGACCCAAAGAACATCCCGATCATGTGGTGGTCATTAAATATGTTCCATACGTTGGTGACAGCAAACGTGCCATGGATGAATACACTTCGGAAATTATGATGGGCGGTCATAACACACTTGTCATTCACAATACCTGTGAAGATTCCCTCTTGGCTACTCCTCTTATTTTGGATTTAGTAATTTTGGGTGAATTGTGCTCACGCATACAAATCAAGAACAAGAATGAACCAAATGCTCCCTGGGTACCATTCAAACCGGTATTATCTATATTGAGTTATTTGTGCAAGGCACCTTTAGTGCCTGAGGGAGCACAAGTGGTTAATTCTCTATTCCGTCAAAGAGCTGCCATAGAGAATATTTTACGTGGTTGCATTGGTTTGGCACCCATTAATCATATGACTTTGGAACAAAGA tTTGATTTTTCGAGCATTACCAATGAACCACCAACCAAAAAACTCAAGACCTCTTTGGCCAATAACAAGCAACAGCAACACATCAAGGTTCAAGCTAATGGTCATGCTAATGGTATTACAACAAATGGTACAAATGGTGTTCATTAA